The DNA window CGGTGACCACCCCGGTGCTGATCGCCGTGCTCGCCACCGTGGGCGGCATCCTGGTCGTCGGGGTGGGCGGCGGTCTGGTCCGCCCGATGCAGAGCCGCTGGGAGACCTGGCTGGCCCGGGCCGAGGAGGAGTCGCGGACCATCGCCACCCACGCCCGGGCGTACCAGGCCGGGCGGCGGGACGTCGAGGCACGGTTCGGCGGGACGCCCGGCCCGTACGCCGAGGCCGAGCTGACCCGGCCGGTGGCCGGCGAGAGCGAGGCGGACCGGACCCAGCCGGTCGCCCCGTACGGGGCTGCGGAGCCGACCCAGCCGGTCGCCCCGCACGGCGCGGCGGAGCCGACCCAGCCGGTGCCGGCGTACGCCGACCCGGACCGCACCCAGCCGACCACCCCGCGGCAGCCGACGGCCGAGCAGGCCGCGGACAACGAGGCCACGATGGTCATCCCGCAGGCGGACGTGGACCGGTCCCGCCGCTGACCGACCGACCTCCGACCGGGGTGGGGCCCTTCCGGGTCCCACCCCGGTCCGTGTGCGTGGGGCGGCGCGGGGGCCGGGCGCCCGGTTACGATCGGCACGTGCACTGGCGACATTGATGCCCTGCCGAGGGTCGAGCCCGCGGGCCACCGCGGACACCGCACATCCGGTGTCCGTCACGTCCCCGTGGGAAGGTCCCCATGCTCGCCGTCTCCGCGCGCGTGCCCGCCGAGCGCCGGCTCGCCGTCACGCTCTACGCCTACGCGTTCCTCACCGACCTGGTCCTGCTCTACCCGGTCTACACGCTGCTCTTCGCCGACACCGGGCTGTCGGTCGGGCAGATCTCCTCGCTCTTCGTCCTCTGGTCGGCCGCCGGCATCCTGCTGGAGGTGCCCTCGGGCGCCTGGGCCGACGCGGTCTCGCGGCGGCTGCTGCTGTGCCTCGCCCCGCTGCTGACCGCCGCCGGCTTCGCTCTCTGGGTGCTCGTCCCGTCCTACCCGGCGTTCGCCGCCGGCTTCCTGCTCTGGGGCGCGGGCGGCGCACTGCGCTCCGGCGCCCTGGAGGCGCTGGTCTGGACCGAGCTGGACCGGCTCGGCGCCGCCGGCCGGTACGCCCGGCTGGCCGGCCGGGCGAGGACCGCCGAGCTGCTCGGGGTGGTCGGCGCCATGGGGCTGGCCGCGCCGGTGCTGGCCCTCGGCGGCTACCCGGCCGTGGGTGCCGCGAGCGTGGCGGCGTGCCTGGCCGCCGCGGCGGTCGCCACCCGGTTCCCCGAGCACCGGGCGCCGGGAGCGGTGCGTCACCGCCAGCCCGGCACGCAGCAGGCCGCCGGCGACCGGCCCGGCACGGGCCAGGCCGGCACGGACCAGCCCGGCTTGCAGCAGCCCGGCGGCGACCGGCCCGGCACGGGCCAGGCCGGCGGCGACCGGCGCGACGCGGACGAGCCCGGCTGGCTGGGCAGCCTTCGCGGCGGGCTGGCCGAGGCCCGCGCCGACCGGTCGGTGCGGGCGGCGCTGCTGCTGGTGCCGGCGGTCGCCGCCGTGTGGGGCGGCCTGGACGAGTACACGCCGCTGCTGGCCCGCGACACCGGGGTCTCGGCGGCCACCGTGCCGCTGCTGCTCCTGCTGGTCTGGGCCGGCACCACCGTGGGCGGGCTGCTGGCGCCGGTGGGGGAGCGGCTGACCGACCGGGGCTTCGCCGCGCTGCTGGCCGGCGCCGCGCTGGCCCTGGCCGCGGGCGCCCTGCTCCGTCACCCGGCCGGGTTCGTCCTGGTGGGCGTCGCGTTCGCGGCGTTCCAGCTCGCCACCGTGCTGGCCGACGTCCGGCTGCAGGCCCGGATCAGCGGGCCCGACCGGGCGACGGTCACCTCGGTGGCGGGGATGGCCACCGACGTGACGATCATCGCGGTCTACGCCGGGTACGGCCTCGTGGCGGGCGCCGCCGGCCACGCGGTGGCGTTCGCGGTGGCCGTGCTGCCCTACCTGCTGCTGGCCGGCCGCCTGGCCAGCCGCGGTCCCGCCCGCCAAATCCGGGCGAATAGGTCGTTGCCCGAAAATACCGGTGTTTCCTGATTACGGTATGGGCGGAAGTGGCCGGCGCCGGTCGTCCCCGGGCGGCCTGGCGATCGGCGTGGGCTGGTCGGGACGGAGGCGACGCGGCGTGACGATGGAAGCAGAGCGCACCCTGCGCGACGAGGAGCTGGCCGGGCTGGCCGACCTCGCCGCCCAGCTCCGGATCGACTCGATCCGGTGCAGCACCCGGGCCGGCTCGGGCCACCCCACGTCGAGCCTGTCCGCGGCCGACCTGCTCGCGGTGCTGATCTCCCGCCACCTGCGCTACGACTGGTCCTACCCGGGCAACCGGGCCAACGACCACCTGATCTTCTCCAAGGGCCACGCCTCGCCGCTGCTGTACGCGGTCTTCCGGGCGACCGGCGCGATCAGCGAGCAGGAGCTGCTGGAGTGCTACCGCCAGTCCGGCTCCCGCCTCCAGGGTCACCCCACCCCGGCCCTGCCCTGGGTGGACGTCGCGACCGGCTCGCTCGGCCAGGGGCTGCCGGTCGGCGTCGGCGTCGCCCTGGCCGGGCGGTACCTGGACAAGCTGCCGTTCCACGTCTGGGTGCTCTGCGGCGACAGCGAGACGGCCGAGGGCTCCATCTGGGAGGCCCTGGACAAGGCCGGCCACTTCGGGCTGCGCAACCTCACCGCGATCGTGGACGTGAACCGGTTCGGCCAGCGCGGGCCGACCGAGCTGGAGTGGGACCTGGACACCTACCGCCGGCGCGTCGAGGCGTTCGGCTGCCGTCCCATCGTGGTCGACGGGCACGACCTGGCCGCGATCGACGAGGCGTTCGGGCAGGCCCGGGAGGCGACCGGCCCGACGGTGGTGCTGGCCCGGACCGTCAAGGGCAAGGGCGTGCCGGAGATCGAGAACCGGCCGGACTGGCACGGCAAGGCCCTCGAAGCGGACCAGGCCGAGCGGGCCGTCCAGGCCCTCGGCGGGGTGCGGCAGATCCGGGTCGCCGGACCGCGGCCCGCCGCCGCGCCGCCGGCCCCCGCCGCCGCCGGGCCGCCACCGGAGCTGCCCCGGTACGAGAAGGGGACGAAGGTGGCCACCCGCAACGCGTACGGGGACGCGCTGCGCGCGCTGGGCGTCCGGCCGGACGTGGTGGTCCTCGACGGCGAGGTCAGCGACTCGACCCGGGCGGACAAGTTCGCCGAGGCGTACCCGGACCGCTTCTTCGAGATGTTCATCGCCGAGCAGCAGCTGGTCGCGGCCGCGGTGGGCCTGCGGGTCCGTGGTTACCGGCCGTTCGCGGCCACCTTCGCCGCGTTCCTGTCCCGCGCCTACGACTTCATCCGGATGGCCGGCATCTCGCGGGCCGACATCGCCCTCGCCGGCTCGCACGCGGGGGTGGAGATCGGCCCGGACGGTCCCTCCCAGATGGGGCTGGAGGACCTCGCCGCCCTGCGCGCCGTGCACGGGTCGACGGTGCTCTACCCGAGCGACGCCGTCTCCTGCGCGGCCCTGGTCGCCGCCATGGCCGACCGGGAGGGCGTCAGCTACCTGCGCACGACCCGCGGCAAGTACCCGGTGCTCTACGACAACGGGGAGGACTTCCCGGTCGGCGGCAGCAAGGTGCTGCGCGACGGGACCGACGTGGCGCTCATCGGCGCCGGGGTGACCGTGCACAACTGCCTGGCGGCCGCCGACGAGCTGGCCCGCGAGGGCATCGACGCCCGGGTGATCGACCTCTACTCGGTGAAGCCGGTCGACCGGCAGCGGCTGCTCGACGCCGTGCGGGACACCGGCGGCCGGTTGGTGGTGGTCGAGGACCACTACCCGCAGGGCGGGCTGGGTTCCGCCGTGCTGGAGGAGCTGGCCGACCTGGCCGAGCCGGTGCGGGTCAGCCACCTGGCCGTACGCGGGCTGCCCGGCTCCGGAACCCCGGCCCAGCAGATGGACCGGGCGGGCATCGGCGCCTTCGCCATCGTCGGCGCGGCGCGCGCCCTGGCCTGACGGCTCCCCGGCGCGTGAACCGGCCGCGCCGGCCTCCGGCTCACCGTCGCAGCCGGATCTCGGCCGGATCGCGGTCGCTGCGCAGGCCCTTCCAGGAGGGGTGGCGCAGTCGGCCGTCGGGTGTCCACGACCGGAAGGTGACGTCACCGACCAGCACGGGGTCGACCCAGATGGCGTGCCGGGCGTGCTCGCGCGGCACCGGGGCGGCGAAGGGCGGGTCCGGCCGGGTCAGCGGCTCCAGGCGGCCGGCCAGGTCGCGCAGCACGGCCTGGGTGAAGCCGGTCCCCACCTGCCCGATGTAGTGCAGCCGGTCGTGCTCGTCGTACCCGCCGAGCAGCAGGGATCCGATGGCGCCGGACCGCCGGCCGGAGCCCGGCTTCCAGCCGCCCACGATCACCTCGACAGTCTCGTTGAGCGGCACCTTGACCCACGCCGCGCCCCGCCGGCCCGGCTCGTACGGCGACCGGAGCTGCTTGGCGACCACCCCTTCCAGTCCGAGGTCGGCCGCCGCCGTGGCCAGGTCCCGGCCGGCCTCGCCGGTCCAGTAGGGCGGCGTCTCGACGGTCTCGCCGCTGAGCCCCAGCCCCTCCAGCGCGGCGCGCCGCTCGGTGTACGGCAGAACGGTGGTGTCCCGACCGTCGAGGTGCAGCAGGTCGAACAGGTAGTACCGGACCGGGGTCGAGGCGACCAGCGCGGCGGCCGGCGCCCGGACGTGCATCCGTCGCTGGAGCGCGGAGAAGCTGGGCCGGCCGCCGGCGTCGAGCGCCACGATCTCGCCGTCGAGCACCGCCCGCCGGCCGGCCAGGAGGTCGGCGAGCTCGCCCAGCTCCGGGTACGCCCGGGTGACGTCCCGGTCGTTGCGGCTGAGCAGCCGCAGCCCACGGTTGACGTACGCGACCGCCCGCACGCCGTCCCACTTGAACTCGTAGGCCCAGCCGGGCCCGGTGGGCAGCGCGCCGAGCCCGGCGAGCATCGGCGGCACGAGCGTCGGCATCCTGGCGGCCACGTCCCGATCCTGGCCGTCGCGGCCCGGCGCGACGCCGGTTTCCCGGCTTTCGCCTGAACGGCGGTCGTTTGTGGTGGTCGCCTGCGGGTAGCCACGCGGTCTCCGGGACGGAAGGACCGACGATGGCGGAGCTGGAGTTCGTGGCGAAGGTGGCCGCTCGGGCGGGCCTCCCGGCCGACACCGCGCGATCCCTGACCGAGGCCACCCTGCGCACCCTCGCCGAGCGGATCAGCGGCGGCGAGGCGGCGGACCTGGCCGACCACGTGGCGCACGAGCTGCGACCGCTGCTGGCCCGGGCCCGTCCCGAGGAGCCGGAGGCCTTCGGGTACGACGAGTTCCTGCGCCGGGTGGCCGACCGTGCCGGCACGGCGCCGGATCTGGCCGAGCGCGGCGCGCGGGCCGTGCTGCAGACCCTGCACCGGGTGGTCGGGCACGTCGAGTTCGAGCAGGCCCTGGCCGAGCTGCCGCGGGAGATCGGGGCGCTGGCCCAGCCGGTGCCCCGCACGCCCTGACCGGGTCAGTGCGGGACGAAACACGCGCCGGTGGCTCCACCGGGGGCGGCCGGCCGGCCACTACCGTGGGCTGATGGCCGCCCTGAGCTTCGACCGCCACCGCGCCGAGATCGTCGCCCAGAGCGACCTGCTCCGTACCCACCTCGACCGCGCCGACCTCACCACGCCCGTCGCCTCCTGCCCGGGCTGGAACGTCGGCCAGCTGGCCCGGCACCTCGGCGGCGGTCAACGCTGGGCGGCCGAGGTGGTGCGCACGCGTGCCGAGCGGCCGCCGTCGGACACCCACTTCCGCGACCTGTCCCCGTACGCCGACGAGGAGCCGGCGGTGGTCGGCCCCTGGCTGGTGGAGGGCGCCGCCGCGCTGGCCGACGCGCTCGGTGCGGCGGGGCCCGACGTGGCCACCTGGACGCCGCTGGCGGTGCCGGCCGCGGGGGTGTTCTGGGCGCGGCGGTTCGCCAACGAGACGCTGCTGCACCGCGCCGACGCCGCCCTCGCGCTGGGCGTGGACTTCGCCGTCGACCCGGCGGTGGCGGTCGACGCGCTGGACGAGTGGCTGGAGCTGGGCTCCCTGCCGCAGATGCTGGACTTCTACCCGCACCGGCGCGACCTGCTCGGCCCCGGGCGCACCCTGCACCTGCACGCCACCGACGTGCCCGCCGAGCTGGGCGCCGAGTGGCTGGTGGACCTCACGGGGGACACCCTCGCGTGGCGGCGGGCGCACGAGAAGGCGACCGTGGCGGTCCGCGGCCCGGTGACCGAGCTGCTGCTGATGGTCTACCGGCGGCGACCGGTCGACCCGGCGGTGGTCGAGGTCCTCGGCGACGGGAAGCTGCTGGACCTCTGGCTGGATCGGGTCGCGTTCGGCTGAGCGTCGGGCGGGTGTCAGCTCAGCCGACGGGTTCGGTGGTCTGCTCCCACAGCGACTTCATCTCGTCGAACGCCTGCTCCATGATCTGCACCATGGCCCGGCGGGCCGCGTCGCCGTCGCGGCGCTGCAGCGCCGAGGCCACGTCGGCGTGCAGCTGCAACGCCTGCTGGTCCGGGTGGTGCGGCATGAGGTGGTAGTGGTGCCGGCCGGTGAGCACCTCGGCGACCAGTTCCCGGAGCTTGCCGAACATCTCGTTGCCGGAGGCGGCGAGGATCCGCCGGTGGAACTCGATGTCCAGGCGCAGGAAGCGGTCCTCGTCCCCGGCCTGCCCGGCGGCCCACATCTTCGCCGCGATCCCGACCAGGTCGCTGGCGTCGTCGGGGGAGATCCGGACGGCGGCCAGCCAGGCGGCGTGCGGCTCGACCGCGGTCCGCAGCTCGGTGATCGAGCGGAGCTGGGCCATCCGGCCGGCGGAGGCGAGCCGCCAGCGGATCACCTGCGGGTCGAAGACGTTCCACGCCTCGGCGGGACGGATCAGGACGCCGACCCGGCGGCGCGTCTCGATGAGGCCCATCGACGCGAGCACCCGGAGGACCTCGCGGATCACCGACCGGGAGACCGCGTACCGCTCGACGAGTTCGTCGATGTTGAGCACGGAGCCGGCGGCCAGCTCGCCGCCGCAGACGGCCGTGCCGAGTTCGTCGAGCACGCGGGCGTGCAGCCCGGTCTCGCCCCCGGAGGAGGAGTGATCCACGCGTCGGAGCATATCAGTTGGTGATCAACCCTTGAATAAGTCAGCTTATTCGACCTAGCATCCCGTGGTTAAGCGGACGTTACAGCGTTGTGGCGCTCTTCCCCCGGGGCGGCGACCACGAGAAAAGGAGAGATGACGTGCGACGTCGATCGATATTCGGTACGTCTCTGGCCGTGGTTGCCGCCATGGGTCTGGCCGCCTGTGGCGGCGGTGGCGACGACAGCGGCGCGTCCAAGACGGTGCGCGTGACCCTGGCGAACCACGTCTGGACGGAGAACATCAAGGCGGCCCTGCCCGAGTTCGAGAAGCAGACCGGGCTCAAGGTCGAGATCACCCAGCTCGGCGAGGACCAGCTCTCCGACCAGTACAACGTCAAGCTCAACGCCGGCTCGTCCGACCTCGACGTGATGATGTACCGCCCCCTCCAGGAGGGGAAGCTCTTCGCCAAGAACAAGTACCTGGCCGACCTGTCCGACCAGGTCAAGTCCAACAAGGACTGGGACTACTCCGACTTCCAGCCCAGCCCGGTCGAGGCCACCACGTACGAGGACAAGCCGGTGGGCGTGCCGATCATCACCGAGCAGGAGGTCCTGTACTACCGCAAGGACCTGCTCGCCAAGGCCGGCCTGAGCGCCCCGCCGAAGACCCTCGACGAGCTGAAGGCCGCCGCCGCGAAGATCAAGGCCAGCGTTCCGGGCACCGCGGGCTTCGTGGCCCGGACCGGCAAGTCGCCGGCGGTCACCCAGTTCTCCAGCTTCCTCTACAGCTTCGGCGGTGACTTCGTCGACGGCAGCGGCAAGGCGACGGTCAACAGCGACGCCGCCAAGCAGGCGTACGCCTTCTACGGCGGCCTGATCAAGGACTCGGGCCCGGCCAACGTCAGCACCGACATGAGCTGGCCCGAGGCGATGGCCATCTTCACCCAGGGCAAGGCCGCCTTCTACACCGAGGCCAACTCGCTCTACAAGAACGCCACCGACCCGGCCAAGTCCAAGGTGTCCGACACCGTCGGCTTCGCGCCGTTCCCGGCCGGCCCGGCCGGCTCCAAGCCGTACAACATCCCCTCCTGGGCGCTGGGCGTGAACGACGCCTCGAAGAACAAGAGCAACGCCTGGAAGTTCATCGAGTGGGCCACCGGCAAGGAGCAGACCCTCGCTCAGCAGAAGGCCGGCGTGCCGGGCGCGCGCACCTCGGTCTGGGCCAACCCGGAGGGCACCGCGAACTACCCGAAGGACCTGGTCGAGGCCATCGCCGCGAGCACCAAGGACGGCGTCGCCCACGACCGGCCCGTGGTCGTGAAGGTGGGCCAGGCCCGCGAGCTCGTCGGTCAGCCGATCGTCGACGCGATCACCGGCAAGGACGCGGCGGCCGCCGCCGACACCGCCAACGAGGCCTTCCAGAAGTTCCTGGACGACGAGGCCAAGTAGCACGCGCGCGGGTGGTGGGGCGGCCCGCCCCGCCACCCGCGTACCCCTGTCGGTCCGCCCACCCCGGAGATCTCATGGCAACCGTCACCACCACCCGCCGCGCGCCCGGCGGCGCCGGCGTCATGCCGGACACGCCCGGCTGGGCGCGTTGGGCCAACGACCACCGCAAGTGGCTCTTCGCCGCGCCGGCGATGATCTTCGTCGCCGCGCTGATCGTGATTCCGTTGGGCTGGACCGCCTGGCTCAGCCTCACCGACGCCGAGGGGTCCGTCCGCGCCGAGAGCGAGTTCGTGGGCTTCCAGAACTACCTCGACGTGCTGTCGGACACCGACCGGTTCTGGCCGGCCGTCGGCCGGACCGCCGCCTTCACCGTCGTCGCGCTGCTGTTCGAGGTGGTGCTCGGGATGGCCGTGGCGCTCCTGCTCTGGCGGCCCTTCAAGGGCCAGAAGTGGGTCCGGGTCGCCATCCTCATGCCGCTGGTCGCCACCCCGGTCGCGGTCGGCATGATGTGGCGGCTCATCTTCGACCCGAACATCGGCCTGGCCAACCAGGTGCTCGGCTGGTTCGGCATCGGCCCGCAGCCGTGGCTCGCCGGCCAGCACTCCGCGCTGCCCACCACCATCTTCATCGACGTGTGGCAGTGGACGCCGATGGTGGTGCTGATCCTGCTCGCCGGTCTGACCTCGCTCTCCGACGAACCGCAGGAGGCGGCCCGGATCGACGGCGCCAGCACCTGGCAGCGGTTCCGGCACGTCACCCTGCCGCTGCTGATGCCCACGGTGATCGTCGCGATCCTGCTGCGCGGCATCGACGCGCTGAAGACCTTCGACATCCTCTACGCCACCAAGGGCCGCGGCGGCGGCTCCTTCCACGAGGTGGAGACCCTCAACGTGTACGCCTACGGGCTGAGCTTCGACTACAACGAGTACGGCGTCTCCTCCACCGTCCTCATCCTCTTCTTCCTGATCATCATCGGGGCGATGTGGGCCCTGACCGCGCGGCGCAAGGGGGCCAGGCGATGAAGGCCAGTCCGTCGTACCGGGTGTTCCGGGTGGTGGCCCTCGTCGTCGTGGTGCTGGCGCTGGTCACGCCGCTGTTCTGGATGATCGCCGCGTCGTTCAAGACCAACGTGGACATCTACGACACCGGCAAGGCGCTGGTCTTCTCGCCCACCCTGGACAACTACGCGACCGTGCTCAAGCAGTCGCACTACGTCCAGTTCATCGGCAACAGCCTGTGGGTGGCGTTCGCCGCCACCGTGCTGTCGCTGCTGCTCGGCGTGCCGGCCGCGTACTCGATGAGCCGGTTCAACATGCGGAAGTCGGCCCTCGTGGTGCTGATGGCCCGGGTCATCCCCGGCGTCTCGCTGCTGGTGCCCTGGTACTACGTCTTCTCGAACCTGCAGCTGGTCGGCGGCTTCACCGTGCTGATCCTCAGCCACATGTTCGTCTCGCTGCCGTTGATCGTCTACATCATGATGGGCTTCTTCGACGGCCTGCCGCAGGAACTGGAGGAGGCGGCGCTGGTCGACGGGCTCACCCACATCGGCGCGTTCCGCCGGGTCACCCTGCCGCTGTCCGTGCCGGGCATCGCCACGGCCGGCATCCTGTCCTTCATCTTCTCCTGGAACAACTTCATGTTCGCCCTGGTCCTCTCCGGCGCGGACACCAAGACCCTGCCCGTGGCGATCTTCGACTTCGTCGGCTACGCCAGCATCGACTGGGGCGGCCTCATGGCCGCGGCCACCGTGGTCACCCTGCCGATCATGGTGATCGCCCTGTTCGTGCAGAAGTACGTGGTCTCCGGCCTGACCGCCGGCGCGACGAAGGGCTGAGCACCGTGACCACCATCGCGCGCGTCGAGACCTTCCTGGTGGCGCCCCGCTGGCTCTTCGTCCGGGTGGAGACCGACTCCGGGATCGTCGGCTGGGGCGAGGCCACCTGCGAGGGCCGCTCGGAGACCGTCCGCGCCGCGGTCGAGCAGCTCGCCGAACTGCTGGTCGGCCGCGACGCCCTGCGCATCGAGGACCACTGGCAGGTGCTGACGAAGGGGTCGTTCTACCGGGGCGGGCCGATCCTGGCCAGCGCCGTGGCCGGCCTCGACCAGGCGCTCTGGGACATCGCCGGCAAGCACTGGGGCGCGCCCGTGCACCAGCTGCTCGGCGGCCCGGTCCGGGACCGGATCCGGGTGTACGGCTGGGTCGGCGGCGACGAGCCCGGCGAGGTCCGTGACCAGATCGGCGCCGCCCTCGACACCGGACTGACCGCGGTCAAGATGAACGCCTCCGGCCGGATGAGCGCCGTGGCCTCGGTGGCCGAGATCGACGCCGTGGTCCAGCGGGTGGCCGCCGCCCGCGAGGTGCTCGGCGACCACCGGGACGTCGCGGTCGACTTCCACGGCCGGTTCAGCCTGGCCAGCGCCCGCCGGGTCGCCCCGCTGCTGGAGCCCTACCGGCCGTTCTTCCTCGAGGAGCCGGTGGTACCGGAGAACTCGCACCTCATCGGGGAGTTCGTCCGCTCCACCACTACGCCGGTGTCCACCGGGGAGCGGCTCTACAGCCGGCAGGAGTTCCTGCCCGTCCTCCAGGCCGGCATCGCGGTCGCCCAGCCGGACCTCTCGCACGCCGGCGGCATCACCGAGGTCCGCAAGATCGCCGCGCTGGCCGAGGTGTACGACGTGCAGCTCGCCCCGCACTGCCCGCTCGGCCCGATCGCCCTCGCGGCCTGCCTCCAGGTCGGCTTCGCCACGCCGAACTACCTGATCCAGGAGCAGAGCATCGGCATCCACTACAACCTCGGCGCCGAGGTGCTCGACTACTGCCTCGACAAGACGCCACTGACCTTCGTGGACGGGTACGTCGAGCGGCTCACCGCGCCCGGTCTGGGTATCGAGATCGACGAGGCGGCGGTGCGCGCCGCCGACAAGCGCGGCCACGCCTGGCGCAGCCCCCTGTGGCGGCACCGGGACGGCTCCTACGCGGAATGGTGACCATGACCCTCGACCTCACCGCCGAACTCGCCGCCACCCGCCTGCTGGCGGTCATCCGCGGCACCGACCCGGCCGCCGCGATCGCCACCGGCACCGCCCTGCTCGCCGAGGGCGTCCGCGTGGTCGAGGTGGCCCTGACCACGCCCGGCGCCCTGGACGCCATCGCCGCGATCCGGGCCGCCGCCCCGCCCGGCTCCCTGGTCGGCGCGGGCACCGTGCTCACGCCGGCCGCCGTCGCCGACGTGGCCGCGGCCGGCGCGCAGTTCGTCGTCACCCCGGCCGTCGTCGACTCGATCGGCGAGGCGGCCCGCCGTGGGCTCCCGGTGGCCGCCGGGGCGCTCACCCCGACCGAGGCGTACGCGGCGGTCCGGGCGGGAGCCGCCGCCGTGAAGCTCTTCCCGGCCTCGCTGGGCGGCCCGGCGTACCTCAAGGCGCTGCGCGACCCGTTCCCGGACATCCCGTTCGTCGCGGTCGGCGGGGTGGGGCTGGCCGAGCTGCCCGGCTACCTCGCCGCCGGGGCGATCGCCGTGGGCGTCGGCGGCCCGCTGGTCGGCGACGCCGCCTCCGGCGGCGACCTCGACGCCCTGCGCGAGAGGGCCCGGTCCTACCTCGCCGCCGTCTCGTGAGCGGCGTCGACCTGCTCACCTTCGGCGAGGCGCTGGTCTCGCTGCGGTCGACCGGGCCGCTCACGACCGGTGGCCCGCTCACCCCGCACCTGGCCGGGGCCGAGGCCAACGTGGCGATCGGGCTGGCCCGGCTCGGTCACCGGGCGGCCTTCGCCGGCCGGGTCAGCGACGACGAGCTGGGCGGCTTCCTGCTGCGCCAGCTCCGCGCCGAGGGCGTCGACGTGACCCACGTGGTCCGTGACCCCGAGCGCCCCGCCGGGCTCATGTTCCTGGAGCGGCGCACCGCCGACCTGACCCGGGTGCTCTACCAGCGGGCCGGCTCGGCCGGATCGGCGCTGGGCGTCGACGACCTGCGGCCCGCCCTGGCGGCCGGCGCCCGGGTGCTGCACCTCACCGGGATCACCCCGGCGCTCTCCGCGGGCGCCCGGGAAGCCGCCGCATGGGCGGCCGAGACCGCCGCGCGGGCCGGGACGCTGGTCTGCCTGGACGTCAACCACCGGGCGAAGCTGTGGTCCCGGGACGCCGCACGGGCCGTGCTCACCCCGCTCGCCGGGCACGCCTCGGTCGTGGTCGCCTCGGCCGACGAACTGGACCTGGTCGGCGCGCCCGGCGCGGACGAGGAGACCGTGGTGGCCGGGCTGCTCGCCCGGGGCGTGTCGACCGTGCTCGTGAAGCTCGGCGGCGACGGCGCCCGGGCGTACACCCCCGACGGCCGCCGGGACGCGGCGGCGCTGCCCGTGACGGCGGTCGACACCGTCGGCGCGGGGGACGCCTTCACGGCCGGCTACCTCTCCGGCCACCTGGACGGGCTCGACCTGGCCGGGCGGCTGCGCCGCGCCGTCACCCTCGGCGCCTTCGCCGTCGCCGGAGCGGGCGACTGGGAGGGCCTGCCGCGCCGGGACGAGCTGTCCCTCCTGGACTCCCGGCAACCCGGCGACACCCTTCGCTGACCCACCCCGAGAAAGGCACGCGCGTGAAGATCGTCGCAGCGGACGTGATCGTCTCCAGCCCCGACCGCAACTTCGTCACCCTGAAGATCACCACCGACGAGGGCCTCACCGGGCTGGGCGACGGCACCCTCAACGGCCGGGAGCTGGCCGTCGCGTCCTACCTGGCCGACCACGTCGTCCCCCTGCTGATCGGGCGCGACCCGCACCGCATCGAGGACACC is part of the Micromonospora halotolerans genome and encodes:
- a CDS encoding bifunctional 4-hydroxy-2-oxoglutarate aldolase/2-dehydro-3-deoxy-phosphogluconate aldolase, with product MTLDLTAELAATRLLAVIRGTDPAAAIATGTALLAEGVRVVEVALTTPGALDAIAAIRAAAPPGSLVGAGTVLTPAAVADVAAAGAQFVVTPAVVDSIGEAARRGLPVAAGALTPTEAYAAVRAGAAAVKLFPASLGGPAYLKALRDPFPDIPFVAVGGVGLAELPGYLAAGAIAVGVGGPLVGDAASGGDLDALRERARSYLAAVS
- a CDS encoding sugar kinase, whose protein sequence is MSGVDLLTFGEALVSLRSTGPLTTGGPLTPHLAGAEANVAIGLARLGHRAAFAGRVSDDELGGFLLRQLRAEGVDVTHVVRDPERPAGLMFLERRTADLTRVLYQRAGSAGSALGVDDLRPALAAGARVLHLTGITPALSAGAREAAAWAAETAARAGTLVCLDVNHRAKLWSRDAARAVLTPLAGHASVVVASADELDLVGAPGADEETVVAGLLARGVSTVLVKLGGDGARAYTPDGRRDAAALPVTAVDTVGAGDAFTAGYLSGHLDGLDLAGRLRRAVTLGAFAVAGAGDWEGLPRRDELSLLDSRQPGDTLR
- a CDS encoding carbohydrate ABC transporter permease, whose protein sequence is MATVTTTRRAPGGAGVMPDTPGWARWANDHRKWLFAAPAMIFVAALIVIPLGWTAWLSLTDAEGSVRAESEFVGFQNYLDVLSDTDRFWPAVGRTAAFTVVALLFEVVLGMAVALLLWRPFKGQKWVRVAILMPLVATPVAVGMMWRLIFDPNIGLANQVLGWFGIGPQPWLAGQHSALPTTIFIDVWQWTPMVVLILLAGLTSLSDEPQEAARIDGASTWQRFRHVTLPLLMPTVIVAILLRGIDALKTFDILYATKGRGGGSFHEVETLNVYAYGLSFDYNEYGVSSTVLILFFLIIIGAMWALTARRKGARR
- the dgoD gene encoding galactonate dehydratase, translating into MTTIARVETFLVAPRWLFVRVETDSGIVGWGEATCEGRSETVRAAVEQLAELLVGRDALRIEDHWQVLTKGSFYRGGPILASAVAGLDQALWDIAGKHWGAPVHQLLGGPVRDRIRVYGWVGGDEPGEVRDQIGAALDTGLTAVKMNASGRMSAVASVAEIDAVVQRVAAAREVLGDHRDVAVDFHGRFSLASARRVAPLLEPYRPFFLEEPVVPENSHLIGEFVRSTTTPVSTGERLYSRQEFLPVLQAGIAVAQPDLSHAGGITEVRKIAALAEVYDVQLAPHCPLGPIALAACLQVGFATPNYLIQEQSIGIHYNLGAEVLDYCLDKTPLTFVDGYVERLTAPGLGIEIDEAAVRAADKRGHAWRSPLWRHRDGSYAEW
- a CDS encoding carbohydrate ABC transporter permease → MKASPSYRVFRVVALVVVVLALVTPLFWMIAASFKTNVDIYDTGKALVFSPTLDNYATVLKQSHYVQFIGNSLWVAFAATVLSLLLGVPAAYSMSRFNMRKSALVVLMARVIPGVSLLVPWYYVFSNLQLVGGFTVLILSHMFVSLPLIVYIMMGFFDGLPQELEEAALVDGLTHIGAFRRVTLPLSVPGIATAGILSFIFSWNNFMFALVLSGADTKTLPVAIFDFVGYASIDWGGLMAAATVVTLPIMVIALFVQKYVVSGLTAGATKG
- a CDS encoding ABC transporter substrate-binding protein, which gives rise to MGLAACGGGGDDSGASKTVRVTLANHVWTENIKAALPEFEKQTGLKVEITQLGEDQLSDQYNVKLNAGSSDLDVMMYRPLQEGKLFAKNKYLADLSDQVKSNKDWDYSDFQPSPVEATTYEDKPVGVPIITEQEVLYYRKDLLAKAGLSAPPKTLDELKAAAAKIKASVPGTAGFVARTGKSPAVTQFSSFLYSFGGDFVDGSGKATVNSDAAKQAYAFYGGLIKDSGPANVSTDMSWPEAMAIFTQGKAAFYTEANSLYKNATDPAKSKVSDTVGFAPFPAGPAGSKPYNIPSWALGVNDASKNKSNAWKFIEWATGKEQTLAQQKAGVPGARTSVWANPEGTANYPKDLVEAIAASTKDGVAHDRPVVVKVGQARELVGQPIVDAITGKDAAAAADTANEAFQKFLDDEAK